One Mangrovimonas cancribranchiae DNA segment encodes these proteins:
- a CDS encoding PhoH family protein — protein sequence MNEIIIELEEVSPKEFFGAHNTNIELLKQYFPKLKIVARGNKIKAYGDEELLEEFDRRFNMLMEHYMKYNKLDENIIERVLTSQSKDDYETSKQSGEVIVHGVNGRLIKAQTVNQRKLVESVRKNDMVFAIGPAGTGKTYTGVALAVQALKNKEVKRIILTRPAVEAGENLGFLPGDLKEKLDPYMQPLYDALRDMIPAEKLTHYIENGTIQIAPLAFMRGRTLDNAFVILDEGQNTTHNQMKMFLTRMGKNAKFMLTGDPGQVDLPRRTISGLKEALLVLKDVKGVGIIFLDDKDVIRHKLVKKIIEAYKGIENRE from the coding sequence TTGAACGAAATCATTATCGAACTTGAAGAGGTATCTCCAAAAGAATTTTTTGGAGCGCACAATACCAACATCGAACTTTTAAAACAATACTTTCCAAAATTAAAAATTGTAGCCAGAGGCAATAAAATAAAAGCCTATGGTGACGAAGAATTGTTAGAAGAATTTGATAGGCGATTTAATATGCTCATGGAGCATTATATGAAGTACAACAAGCTAGATGAAAATATTATCGAGCGTGTACTTACTAGTCAAAGCAAAGACGATTACGAAACCAGCAAACAAAGTGGCGAAGTAATAGTTCACGGTGTAAATGGGCGATTAATTAAAGCGCAAACCGTTAATCAGCGCAAATTAGTGGAGAGTGTGCGCAAAAACGATATGGTATTTGCTATAGGTCCTGCAGGAACAGGAAAAACCTATACTGGTGTAGCCCTAGCTGTACAAGCCTTAAAAAACAAAGAAGTTAAGCGTATTATTTTAACACGTCCAGCCGTAGAAGCAGGCGAAAATTTAGGGTTTTTACCTGGTGATTTAAAAGAAAAATTAGATCCCTACATGCAACCGCTTTACGATGCGCTTCGCGATATGATTCCCGCCGAAAAACTGACCCACTATATAGAAAACGGAACCATTCAAATTGCGCCTTTAGCTTTTATGCGTGGTCGTACGTTAGATAATGCCTTTGTTATTTTAGATGAAGGTCAAAATACCACCCATAACCAAATGAAAATGTTTTTAACCCGTATGGGTAAAAATGCTAAGTTTATGCTAACAGGCGATCCAGGTCAAGTAGATTTACCGCGTCGTACTATTTCGGGCTTAAAAGAAGCGCTTTTAGTCCTTAAAGATGTTAAAGGTGTTGGTATTATATTTTTAGATGATAAAGATGTGATTCGTCATAAATTAGTGAAAAAAATTATTGAAGCTTATAAAGGTATAGAGAATAGAGAATAA
- a CDS encoding sugar-binding domain-containing protein, translating to MPFKALVFSFLLSLFNTSYLLAQVNFGKAETINHSWKFSLDNVEKGESTDLNDSNWKTVNLPHDWSVKGQLSPTLASATGYLPGGIGWYRKHITIPSNRKGEKVYLYFEGVYNRSEVFINGHSVGKRPNGYISFMYDVTSFINYGQDNIVAVKVDHSKSADSRWYTGSGIYRNVWLVYANPIHIAQWGVYAYPKKLKKGYNLNIEVDVLNQTNTAASLTIVNELLSPEGKRVAIQSEKLNIKENQSDTLKTTINVKKPELWHISSPKLYTLNTKVLKEGELIDESNTKTGFRQFTFNSNTGFALNGTSMKVKGVCLHHDGGVLGAAVPKEVWKRRLLQLKKIGVNAIRTSHNPQAPDVYELCDELGLLVLNEAFDEWEYPKRKWIEGWNVGTPGYQGSYDFFDEWAEKDLANMVKRDRNHPSIFAWSIGNEVDYPNDPYSHPVLDGGSDTGFTQPIFGGYKKEAPDAMRLGKIAKRLVKVVKTYDTSRPVTAGLAGVAMSNQTEYPFTLDITGYNYTESLYDHDHVLYPNRVIFGSENRHELEAWNAVIERDFVFGQFLWTGIDYLGESGSWPSRGFYSGLLDFGGFIKPRGFFRQALWTNKPMSYLGTYVSPLNGGDGELQDVWSQLNASKDKVKDEKPSMDAWPIWNYKNQQLIRVVCYTNAPQAVLVLNNTIVGERQNNNNDTGILYWDIPYQEGTLEVIGMDLQGNEISHDAIKSSKRPYAIKIVNGDKQINTNGVAQITIQVVDENGVPVMISDDEVTCHIKGDATLLGLEASNNTDMSDYTDNKHRVYHGRMIAYIKAGASKEDILVTFTSPWLKSAKKTITVQD from the coding sequence ATGCCTTTCAAAGCCTTAGTTTTTTCTTTTTTATTATCACTTTTTAATACCTCTTACTTATTAGCACAAGTAAATTTTGGTAAAGCAGAAACAATTAATCACAGCTGGAAATTTTCTTTAGATAATGTAGAAAAAGGAGAAAGCACCGATTTAAATGATAGTAATTGGAAAACAGTAAATCTGCCACATGATTGGTCTGTTAAAGGACAATTAAGTCCAACGTTGGCAAGTGCGACAGGGTATTTACCAGGCGGTATAGGATGGTATAGAAAGCACATTACAATTCCTTCAAACAGAAAAGGAGAAAAAGTGTATCTGTATTTTGAAGGTGTTTATAATAGAAGTGAGGTTTTTATTAATGGACATTCAGTTGGCAAAAGACCAAATGGTTATATTTCATTTATGTACGATGTAACGTCATTTATCAACTATGGTCAGGATAATATTGTTGCTGTAAAAGTAGATCATAGTAAATCGGCAGATTCCCGTTGGTATACAGGCTCAGGAATATATAGAAATGTGTGGTTGGTTTATGCTAATCCTATTCATATAGCACAATGGGGCGTTTATGCTTACCCAAAAAAGCTTAAAAAAGGTTATAATTTAAATATAGAAGTAGACGTATTAAACCAAACCAACACAGCAGCATCTCTAACAATAGTTAACGAGTTGTTATCTCCAGAAGGAAAGCGTGTGGCAATACAATCTGAAAAATTAAACATAAAAGAAAACCAGTCAGATACGTTAAAAACAACTATAAATGTTAAAAAGCCCGAACTATGGCATATTAGCTCACCTAAATTATACACACTAAATACAAAAGTGCTTAAAGAAGGTGAATTGATAGATGAATCAAATACAAAAACAGGGTTTCGTCAGTTTACATTTAACTCTAATACAGGCTTTGCCCTAAACGGTACTTCAATGAAAGTAAAAGGCGTATGCTTACACCATGATGGAGGCGTGCTTGGAGCTGCTGTACCCAAAGAGGTTTGGAAAAGGCGCTTGCTACAATTAAAAAAGATTGGTGTTAATGCAATAAGAACGAGTCATAATCCGCAAGCACCAGATGTGTATGAGTTATGTGATGAGTTAGGACTTTTGGTTTTAAATGAAGCTTTTGATGAGTGGGAATACCCTAAACGAAAATGGATAGAAGGTTGGAATGTTGGCACGCCAGGCTATCAAGGATCGTATGATTTTTTTGACGAATGGGCAGAAAAAGATTTAGCCAATATGGTTAAACGAGATAGAAATCATCCTTCTATTTTTGCTTGGAGTATTGGTAATGAAGTAGATTATCCTAACGATCCCTATTCACATCCCGTTTTAGATGGTGGATCCGATACAGGATTTACACAACCCATTTTTGGAGGTTATAAAAAAGAAGCTCCTGATGCTATGCGACTAGGTAAAATAGCAAAGCGTTTGGTGAAAGTTGTAAAAACATACGATACTTCCAGACCAGTAACAGCAGGTTTAGCAGGTGTTGCTATGTCTAATCAAACAGAGTACCCTTTTACTTTAGATATAACGGGTTACAATTATACAGAAAGCTTATACGATCACGATCATGTTTTGTATCCTAATCGCGTTATTTTTGGCAGTGAAAATCGTCATGAATTAGAAGCCTGGAACGCAGTAATTGAACGAGATTTTGTATTTGGTCAATTTTTATGGACAGGAATAGATTATCTCGGCGAGTCTGGATCCTGGCCATCACGAGGGTTTTATTCCGGTTTATTAGATTTTGGAGGTTTTATCAAGCCAAGAGGTTTTTTCCGTCAGGCATTATGGACTAATAAGCCAATGTCATATTTAGGAACTTATGTATCTCCGCTTAATGGGGGAGATGGCGAACTACAAGATGTTTGGTCACAGCTTAATGCTAGTAAAGATAAGGTGAAGGATGAAAAACCATCTATGGATGCTTGGCCTATTTGGAACTATAAAAACCAACAATTAATTAGAGTTGTTTGTTATACAAATGCACCTCAAGCTGTTTTAGTTTTAAATAATACCATTGTTGGAGAACGACAAAATAATAATAATGATACAGGAATTTTATATTGGGATATTCCTTATCAGGAAGGGACGTTAGAAGTTATTGGTATGGATTTACAAGGCAATGAAATTAGTCACGATGCTATTAAGTCTTCAAAGCGTCCTTACGCCATTAAAATTGTTAATGGAGACAAACAGATTAATACTAATGGAGTCGCTCAAATAACTATTCAAGTAGTTGATGAAAATGGTGTTCCTGTTATGATTTCAGATGATGAGGTTACGTGTCATATAAAAGGAGATGCCACATTATTAGGTCTAGAAGCTAGTAATAATACAGATATGTCTGATTATACCGATAATAAGCACAGGGTTTACCACGGACGAATGATTGCTTACATTAAAGCAGGTGCATCAAAAGAAGACATACTTGTTACATTTACGTCTCCTTGGTTAAAATCTGCTAAAAAGACAATTACTGTCCAGGATTAA
- a CDS encoding phosphoribosylaminoimidazolesuccinocarboxamide synthase, with protein sequence MSNTITKTNFNFPEQKSVYKGKVREVYNINDEQLVMIATDRLSAFDVVMPKGIPYKGQILNQIATKMMKATEDVVPNWLTATPDPNVAVGHLCTPFKVEMVIRGYMSGHAAREYKAGKRLLCGVPMPEGMKENDKFPQPIITPATKAEMGDHDEDISREDILKRGIVSEEDYNVLEDYTKKLFQRGTEIAAERGLILVDTKYEFGKTKDGKIVLIDEIHTPDSSRYFYADGYQERQDKGEAQKQLSKEFVRQWLISNGFQGLEGQVLPEMSDDYIESVSERYIELYENITGETFIKADVSNIQERIEANVLEFLK encoded by the coding sequence ATGAGTAATACAATTACAAAAACTAACTTTAACTTTCCAGAACAAAAAAGTGTTTACAAAGGAAAAGTACGTGAAGTTTATAATATTAATGATGAGCAATTAGTCATGATTGCTACAGATAGATTAAGTGCTTTTGATGTTGTTATGCCTAAAGGAATTCCTTATAAAGGACAAATCCTTAATCAAATTGCAACAAAAATGATGAAAGCCACAGAAGATGTTGTGCCTAACTGGTTAACCGCAACCCCAGACCCTAATGTGGCAGTTGGGCATTTATGTACACCATTTAAAGTAGAAATGGTTATTCGTGGCTACATGTCTGGTCATGCTGCAAGAGAATATAAAGCAGGGAAGCGTTTGCTTTGTGGTGTGCCAATGCCAGAAGGTATGAAAGAGAACGATAAGTTTCCACAACCTATTATTACGCCAGCAACCAAAGCTGAAATGGGCGATCATGATGAAGATATTTCACGCGAAGATATTTTAAAACGTGGTATTGTTTCAGAAGAAGATTATAACGTCCTAGAAGACTACACCAAAAAATTATTTCAACGAGGCACCGAGATTGCTGCCGAACGAGGATTAATTTTAGTGGACACCAAATACGAGTTTGGAAAAACTAAAGATGGAAAAATAGTCTTGATAGATGAAATTCACACACCAGATTCGTCACGTTACTTTTATGCTGATGGCTATCAAGAACGTCAAGATAAAGGAGAAGCACAAAAGCAGCTTTCAAAAGAATTTGTACGTCAGTGGTTAATATCTAACGGATTTCAAGGTTTAGAAGGACAAGTTTTACCAGAAATGAGCGATGACTATATAGAAAGCGTAAGCGAACGTTACATAGAGTTATACGAAAACATAACTGGAGAAACCTTCATAAAAGCCGACGTTTCAAACATACAAGAACGAATAGAAGCCAATGTGCTTGAGTTTTTAAAATAA